One part of the Treponema sp. OMZ 787 genome encodes these proteins:
- a CDS encoding bifunctional 2-polyprenyl-6-hydroxyphenol methylase/3-demethylubiquinol 3-O-methyltransferase UbiG, whose product MCKENYYAKSLNSQKLFQVYETAIPRVKQYLDEEINFIKKQFTGNESVFEIGCGYGRILKELYPYAKAVTGIDISEDSIKFAKEFLKDGSNIYLETMDAYKMNFKEEFDMVLCLQNGLSAIKGEPEELIQKCIKALKKNGRAYFSTYSSKFWNIRLDWFKEQADKKLLGEIDEEKTKDGIIICKDGFKARTFTEKDFDDLGKKSGLEYEIKEIDESSLFLIIRN is encoded by the coding sequence ATGTGTAAAGAAAATTATTATGCAAAAAGTTTAAATTCGCAAAAGTTGTTCCAAGTTTATGAAACGGCGATTCCTCGTGTAAAGCAGTATTTAGATGAGGAAATCAATTTTATCAAAAAACAGTTTACAGGCAATGAATCTGTCTTTGAAATCGGCTGCGGATATGGGCGTATCTTAAAAGAACTCTATCCCTATGCAAAGGCTGTAACGGGAATAGATATTTCGGAAGATTCAATTAAATTTGCAAAAGAATTTTTAAAAGACGGTTCGAATATTTATCTTGAAACAATGGATGCCTATAAAATGAATTTTAAAGAAGAATTCGATATGGTTCTTTGTTTACAAAACGGGCTTTCGGCAATCAAGGGAGAACCTGAAGAGCTTATACAAAAATGTATAAAAGCCTTAAAAAAGAATGGGAGAGCTTATTTTAGTACTTATAGCTCCAAATTTTGGAATATCCGTTTAGACTGGTTTAAAGAGCAAGCCGATAAAAAACTATTGGGAGAAATCGATGAAGAAAAAACAAAGGACGGTATCATTATCTGCAAAGACGGATTTAAGGCCCGAACTTTCACCGAAAAAGATTTTGATGATTTAGGTAAAAAATCCGGTCTTGAATATGAGATTAAAGAAATAGACGAGTCAAGCTTGTTTTTAATAATACGTAACTAA
- a CDS encoding methyl-accepting chemotaxis protein, giving the protein MEDKVLKSNKNDKIFSIRWKIILILVVITVVFSGVTIAFIGSTLNRNSIKRFNRIVPRDLAYIANSFQLFFDSSKAVLSTLAQDEDVRNADDTIYSYASSTEKIKASDTIKSETEKKLVKKFKNTLSNFPEYVEVYLGTKWGGYATSFDDEMPAGYDPRKRMWYKMASEAKGETIITNAFLSTVGDTVVGLSKSVFSENNEFIGNISIEVTLNTLTDMLVKSKLGTTGYFMLIQGDGTILADPKHGNFNFKNISEVGIPDFTKIHSDKMERVFFDDKYWLTKTHVIDGLGWSIIGLVEENEVFEEYRSLIKYILTLSIIVLLIFIALSTIIILRITNPIKKVLSVLKDISEGEGDLTVRLPVKGRDETSKLSEYFNKTIAKIGSSIKTASHNAEAMRRIGQNLAGNITQTASSINQITSNIESVKGKVSSQFLSIDETAASIKILLQNISKLDEHIEAQSASMAVSSSAMEQLIMDIKSVGDILEKNKELIAKLEEASGYVKQSAVDSSRITAEMSEESEGLLNAGKIIQHIASQTNLLAMNAAIEAAHAGEAGKGFAVVADEIRKLSEESSTQGKTITTVLQNLKLKIDKIASETVKSEELFMENFRLTAAVKDQENMIMQAMRQEISRGEEVLKAISNFIEVTASVKESSSEMLISSNTVSKEMQNISKISEVITHGMNDMAVDADEINKAITEIDSMSQTHQDSINDLAEEMKQFKV; this is encoded by the coding sequence ATGGAAGATAAGGTTTTAAAATCCAATAAAAATGATAAGATATTTTCTATACGATGGAAGATAATTTTAATTTTGGTGGTTATAACGGTTGTTTTTAGCGGAGTAACAATCGCTTTTATAGGCAGTACTCTTAATAGAAACAGTATTAAAAGGTTTAATAGGATTGTACCTAGAGACCTCGCCTATATAGCGAATTCTTTTCAGCTTTTTTTTGATAGTTCTAAGGCTGTTTTAAGTACTTTGGCTCAAGATGAAGATGTTAGAAATGCAGATGATACTATTTATTCTTATGCTTCATCCACAGAAAAGATAAAAGCCTCCGATACTATTAAAAGTGAAACGGAAAAAAAACTGGTCAAAAAGTTTAAAAATACCTTGTCTAATTTTCCTGAGTATGTAGAGGTTTATCTGGGAACCAAATGGGGCGGATATGCCACGAGTTTTGATGATGAAATGCCGGCAGGCTATGATCCCCGCAAGCGTATGTGGTATAAAATGGCTTCTGAGGCAAAGGGCGAAACGATAATAACTAATGCTTTTTTGTCTACGGTTGGAGATACGGTTGTAGGGCTTTCGAAGAGTGTTTTTTCTGAAAATAACGAATTTATCGGTAATATCAGTATTGAAGTTACTCTAAATACACTAACAGATATGCTTGTAAAGTCGAAATTGGGTACTACCGGATATTTTATGCTTATACAGGGGGACGGCACTATTTTGGCCGATCCAAAGCATGGTAATTTTAATTTTAAAAACATTTCTGAAGTAGGTATTCCTGATTTTACTAAAATTCACTCCGATAAAATGGAAAGAGTGTTTTTTGACGATAAATACTGGCTTACAAAAACTCATGTAATCGATGGCCTTGGATGGTCAATCATAGGTCTTGTTGAAGAAAATGAAGTTTTTGAAGAATACCGTTCTCTTATAAAATATATTTTGACTTTAAGTATTATTGTTTTGTTGATTTTTATAGCCCTGTCGACCATAATTATTCTTAGAATTACGAATCCGATAAAGAAGGTTTTAAGTGTTTTAAAGGATATTTCGGAAGGAGAGGGGGATCTCACTGTTAGGCTTCCTGTAAAAGGAAGGGACGAAACTTCGAAGCTGTCTGAATACTTTAATAAAACCATTGCAAAAATAGGTTCATCCATAAAAACCGCTTCACATAATGCTGAAGCAATGCGTAGAATCGGACAAAATTTGGCAGGAAATATTACTCAAACAGCAAGCTCTATAAATCAAATAACTTCGAACATTGAGAGTGTAAAAGGAAAAGTATCAAGCCAGTTTTTAAGTATTGATGAAACGGCTGCATCGATAAAGATTCTTCTCCAAAATATTTCCAAGTTGGATGAACACATAGAGGCCCAGTCGGCTAGTATGGCTGTTTCATCTTCGGCTATGGAACAGTTAATAATGGATATAAAGAGCGTTGGTGATATTCTTGAAAAAAATAAGGAGCTTATAGCTAAACTTGAAGAAGCTTCAGGATATGTCAAACAATCGGCTGTAGACTCTTCTAGAATTACTGCAGAAATGAGCGAGGAATCGGAGGGCTTATTAAATGCCGGAAAGATTATTCAGCATATCGCAAGCCAGACAAACCTCTTGGCAATGAATGCAGCTATTGAAGCTGCCCATGCCGGAGAAGCAGGAAAGGGTTTTGCTGTCGTTGCCGACGAAATAAGAAAGCTGTCTGAAGAGTCCAGCACGCAGGGTAAAACCATAACTACAGTTCTTCAAAATCTTAAGTTGAAGATAGATAAAATTGCATCCGAGACTGTAAAATCTGAAGAACTATTTATGGAAAATTTCAGGCTTACCGCAGCAGTAAAAGATCAAGAAAATATGATAATGCAGGCAATGAGGCAGGAAATTTCAAGGGGCGAGGAAGTATTGAAAGCTATCTCAAACTTTATCGAGGTTACGGCTTCGGTTAAAGAAAGCTCAAGCGAAATGCTTATTAGCAGCAACACGGTATCGAAAGAAATGCAGAACATTTCAAAAATCAGCGAAGTTATTACACATGGAATGAATGATATGGCTGTTGATGCGGATGAAATAAATAAGGCGATTACCGAAATCGATTCTATGAGTCAAACCCATCAAGACAGCATAAATGATCTCGCAGAAGAAATGAAACAGTTTAAGGTTTAG
- a CDS encoding urocanate hydratase: MITNKEIGQAMTIKLDATLPPDPVFEKGIRRAPSRGFNLTKAQTEIALKNALRYVPEELHEKLAPEFLDELFTYGRIYAYRYRPHGNIYGKPIDEYKGKCLAAKAMQVMIDNNLDFDVALYPYELVTYGETGSVCHNWLQYRLIKKYLEELTEDQTLVMESGHPLGLFPSKPEAPRVIITNGLMIGMFDNYKDWEIAEEMGVANYGQMTAGGWMYIGPQGIVHGTFNTILTAGRKELGVASDGDLKGKLFISSGLGGMSGAQPKACEIANAVGVFAEVDKSRINTRLEQGWVHEMSDNLDEIFKKVDEYIKKKEPISIAYHGNIVDLLQYCVDKNVHIDLLSDQTSCHAPYEGGYCPEKMTFEERTKLLYENREEFCKRVDSTLKHHFELIKILSSRGTYFFDYGNSFLKAVFDAGAKDVSKNGIDEKDGFIFPSYVEDLMGPELFDYGYGPFRWVCLSGKPEDLDKTDAAAMSCINPDRRGQDRDNYYWVRDAKKNKLVVGTQARILYQDAEGRRDIALKFNEMVRKGEIGPVMMGRDHHDVSGTDSPFRETSNIKDGSNVMADMAVQCYAGNAARGMSLVALHNGGGVGIGKSINGGFGLVLDGSERVDEIIKSAIMWDVMGGVARRNWARNENSITTSIEYNKNYSNGHITIPYVAKDEFVKKLVEQKYKK; the protein is encoded by the coding sequence ATGATTACAAACAAAGAAATCGGACAGGCGATGACCATTAAACTTGACGCAACGCTTCCTCCCGATCCTGTTTTTGAAAAGGGAATCAGGCGTGCACCGAGCCGGGGCTTTAACTTGACAAAGGCTCAAACAGAAATAGCCTTAAAAAATGCCCTCCGCTATGTACCTGAAGAACTTCACGAAAAGCTTGCTCCGGAATTTTTAGATGAGCTTTTTACCTACGGCCGAATTTATGCCTACCGCTATAGGCCTCACGGAAACATTTACGGAAAACCCATAGACGAGTACAAGGGTAAGTGCCTTGCAGCTAAGGCCATGCAGGTCATGATCGACAACAACTTGGACTTTGATGTTGCCCTCTACCCCTATGAACTTGTTACCTACGGTGAAACAGGCTCTGTCTGCCACAACTGGCTCCAGTACCGCCTCATCAAAAAATATTTGGAAGAACTAACCGAAGATCAGACCCTCGTTATGGAATCCGGTCATCCCTTAGGCCTCTTCCCCTCAAAACCAGAAGCTCCTCGAGTTATAATTACGAACGGCCTTATGATAGGTATGTTCGATAATTACAAGGACTGGGAAATTGCAGAAGAAATGGGAGTTGCAAACTACGGCCAGATGACTGCCGGAGGATGGATGTATATCGGCCCTCAGGGTATCGTTCACGGAACATTTAATACAATCCTCACAGCAGGCCGCAAAGAACTCGGCGTTGCAAGCGACGGCGACTTAAAGGGAAAACTCTTTATTTCTTCCGGCTTGGGCGGAATGTCCGGTGCCCAGCCCAAGGCTTGCGAAATAGCTAATGCCGTCGGTGTTTTTGCCGAAGTCGATAAATCGAGAATCAACACCCGTCTTGAACAAGGCTGGGTTCACGAAATGTCCGATAACCTTGATGAAATCTTCAAAAAGGTTGACGAGTACATCAAAAAGAAGGAGCCCATCTCAATCGCCTATCACGGCAACATTGTAGACCTTCTTCAATATTGTGTAGACAAAAATGTTCACATCGACCTCCTTTCGGATCAAACCTCCTGCCATGCCCCCTATGAAGGCGGTTACTGCCCCGAAAAGATGACCTTTGAAGAAAGAACAAAGCTCCTCTACGAAAACCGCGAAGAATTCTGCAAGAGGGTAGATTCTACATTAAAGCACCACTTTGAACTTATCAAAATTCTTTCTTCAAGAGGAACCTATTTCTTCGACTACGGAAACTCCTTCCTCAAAGCCGTATTTGATGCAGGAGCAAAGGATGTTTCCAAAAACGGAATCGACGAAAAAGACGGATTTATCTTCCCCTCATATGTAGAAGATCTTATGGGCCCCGAACTTTTCGATTACGGTTACGGCCCCTTCCGCTGGGTATGCTTGTCCGGAAAACCTGAAGACTTGGATAAGACTGACGCTGCCGCAATGAGCTGCATCAATCCCGACCGCCGAGGTCAGGATAGGGACAACTACTACTGGGTACGCGATGCCAAAAAGAACAAGCTCGTTGTAGGAACTCAAGCCCGAATTCTTTATCAGGATGCCGAGGGAAGAAGGGACATAGCCTTAAAGTTTAACGAGATGGTCCGCAAGGGCGAAATCGGCCCTGTCATGATGGGACGCGACCACCACGACGTAAGCGGTACGGACTCTCCCTTTAGGGAAACCTCCAATATCAAGGACGGAAGTAACGTAATGGCAGACATGGCCGTACAGTGCTATGCCGGAAACGCAGCCCGAGGAATGAGTCTTGTAGCTCTCCACAACGGCGGCGGTGTAGGTATCGGAAAATCCATCAACGGAGGATTCGGCCTCGTGCTTGACGGAAGTGAAAGAGTTGACGAGATTATCAAGTCAGCAATTATGTGGGACGTAATGGGAGGAGTCGCCCGCCGAAACTGGGCCCGCAACGAAAACTCCATCACCACCAGTATCGAATACAACAAAAACTATTCTAACGGCCACATCACTATTCCCTATGTTGCTAAAGATGAGTTCGTAAAAAAACTTGTAGAACAAAAATATAAAAAATAA
- a CDS encoding VOC family protein, protein MHHIEIYVGNLKESRRFYTWLLERLGYVLFQDWNEGFSYKKDGFYLVFVQTRAKYIKNKYNRCNIGLNHIAFNCSSKQEVDAIRDELIKMRVTLLYDEKYPHAGGKEHYAVYFEDPDRIKLEVVAME, encoded by the coding sequence ATGCATCATATTGAAATTTATGTAGGCAATTTAAAAGAAAGTAGAAGATTTTATACATGGCTGCTGGAAAGACTGGGCTATGTTTTGTTTCAAGATTGGAACGAGGGCTTTTCTTATAAAAAAGACGGATTTTATCTTGTATTTGTGCAGACAAGGGCTAAATATATTAAAAATAAATATAATAGATGTAATATAGGCTTAAACCATATCGCTTTTAATTGCAGCTCAAAACAGGAAGTCGATGCTATAAGGGATGAGTTAATAAAAATGAGGGTAACACTATTGTATGATGAAAAATATCCTCACGCAGGCGGAAAGGAACACTATGCAGTTTATTTTGAAGACCCGGATAGAATAAAATTGGAAGTAGTTGCAATGGAATAA
- a CDS encoding methyl-accepting chemotaxis protein yields the protein MISSSSTEKKEKLFSIRYKIILFFVFTILVFASLTVYIVGKKIKGENIKRVDRIVPRDLEYISNSFKIFFDNAKSVLSSVSQNKDVRAADDSINSFALSETKTNLKTVSRSTIEKNIVDVFRSLFSSFPEYVEVYMGTKWGGSVTSYDGEMPSFFDPRKRKWYERAAAANGEIIIAEAFESTVGDTVIGLYKSFFSQENDFLGVTGIEVTLKTLTDMISKSKLGTTGYFMLIQGDGTILADPKHTDFNFKNISKVSIPDFAKLKNPANKKIFMDDKYWLTYTKVIEGLDWQIVGLLQEDEVYAEYYSVISSILSISLVVLSIFLIAFIIIVLRITDPIKKLLYVLKDISEGEGDLTVRLPIKGKDETAKLSAYFNKTISKIGSSIKTASENTDIMRNFSEELVGSIAQTVGSVNQITANIEEIKDKISKQFSSIDQTGSSIETLLENITNLDSHIEHQAASMTVSSSAMEQLILDIRSVGDILEKNGNLITQLEEASGYVKQSSVDSAKLTAEMSEESEGLLNAGKIIQHIASQTNLLAMNAAIEAAHAGESGKGFAVVADEIRKLSEESSTQGKTITTVLQNLKAKIDKIASDAVKSQEIFMENFRLTSAVKTQEGLIMQAMREQISRGEEVLKAISDFIQVTSSVKESSGEMLMSSNTVSKEMQTISKISEVITTGINNMAVDADEINKAVHEIDSMSKTHQDSINSLAEEMRKFKV from the coding sequence ATGATAAGCTCTAGCAGCACAGAAAAGAAAGAGAAGCTTTTTTCGATTCGGTATAAGATAATACTGTTCTTTGTATTTACTATTTTAGTTTTTGCAAGTTTGACTGTATATATTGTCGGAAAAAAGATTAAGGGTGAAAATATAAAGAGGGTAGACAGGATAGTACCTCGGGATTTGGAATATATATCCAATTCTTTTAAGATATTTTTTGACAATGCAAAATCTGTTCTATCGTCTGTTTCACAGAATAAGGATGTTCGGGCAGCTGATGATTCAATAAATTCGTTTGCCCTATCTGAAACTAAGACAAACTTAAAAACCGTAAGCAGAAGTACAATTGAAAAAAACATAGTTGATGTTTTTAGAAGCTTATTTTCGAGTTTTCCGGAATATGTTGAAGTGTATATGGGAACAAAATGGGGCGGTTCAGTCACGAGCTATGACGGAGAAATGCCTTCCTTTTTTGATCCCCGTAAACGAAAATGGTATGAAAGAGCAGCAGCCGCTAATGGGGAAATAATCATAGCAGAAGCCTTTGAATCTACTGTCGGAGATACCGTTATCGGTCTTTATAAGAGCTTTTTTTCACAAGAGAATGATTTTTTAGGCGTTACAGGTATCGAAGTTACCCTTAAAACTTTGACCGACATGATCTCGAAGTCTAAATTGGGGACAACCGGCTACTTTATGCTCATCCAAGGCGATGGAACCATATTGGCCGATCCTAAGCATACGGATTTTAATTTTAAAAATATTTCTAAAGTTTCAATTCCCGATTTTGCAAAACTTAAAAATCCGGCAAATAAGAAAATCTTTATGGATGATAAATATTGGCTGACTTACACTAAGGTTATCGAAGGTTTGGATTGGCAGATTGTAGGATTGCTTCAAGAAGATGAGGTTTATGCAGAATACTATTCCGTTATAAGTTCGATACTTAGTATCAGTTTAGTTGTGTTGTCGATATTCCTTATTGCTTTTATAATAATCGTTCTTAGAATTACTGATCCGATAAAAAAATTGCTTTATGTACTAAAAGATATTTCTGAAGGTGAAGGTGATTTGACGGTCAGGCTGCCTATAAAGGGGAAAGACGAAACGGCAAAACTATCAGCCTATTTTAACAAGACAATATCAAAGATAGGTTCTTCCATTAAGACGGCATCAGAAAATACTGATATAATGCGGAATTTCAGTGAAGAGCTTGTAGGAAGTATAGCTCAGACAGTAGGCTCGGTAAATCAAATTACCGCTAACATTGAAGAAATAAAAGATAAAATTTCAAAGCAGTTTTCAAGTATAGATCAAACAGGTTCATCAATCGAGACACTCCTTGAAAATATAACAAATCTGGATTCCCATATTGAACATCAGGCTGCCAGCATGACTGTTTCATCTTCGGCAATGGAGCAGCTCATATTGGATATCCGCAGTGTAGGCGATATTTTAGAAAAGAATGGAAACTTAATTACACAATTGGAAGAAGCCTCCGGTTATGTAAAACAATCATCAGTTGATTCTGCAAAACTTACGGCAGAAATGAGCGAAGAATCTGAAGGCTTATTAAATGCCGGAAAGATTATTCAGCATATCGCAAGCCAGACAAACCTTCTTGCCATGAATGCGGCTATTGAGGCAGCTCATGCCGGAGAATCGGGAAAGGGGTTTGCTGTTGTTGCCGACGAAATAAGGAAACTTTCTGAAGAGTCAAGTACACAAGGAAAAACCATAACAACAGTCCTGCAAAATCTTAAAGCAAAAATCGATAAGATTGCATCTGATGCAGTTAAGTCTCAAGAAATATTTATGGAAAATTTCAGACTTACTTCAGCCGTAAAAACACAGGAAGGTTTAATAATGCAGGCTATGAGGGAGCAAATATCCAGAGGTGAGGAAGTATTAAAAGCTATTTCTGACTTTATTCAAGTTACATCATCCGTAAAAGAAAGCTCCGGCGAAATGCTTATGAGTAGTAATACTGTATCGAAAGAAATGCAGACTATATCAAAAATAAGCGAAGTTATTACAACCGGAATAAACAATATGGCAGTTGATGCTGATGAAATAAATAAGGCCGTTCACGAAATTGATTCTATGAGCAAAACCCATCAAGACAGTATAAACAGTCTTGCAGAAGAAATGCGTAAATTCAAGGTATAA
- a CDS encoding YjiH family protein, whose amino-acid sequence MSDKKMNESGTAALGGKADPKTIIRFVVYSLIGIFMFFIPIAIGGKKTIPLDHIVGLIQKIPYYAKYWGLLLCCVGVVFPFVTGSWKKTKVKMVFSLINILAIPFAIMTVFNIGPEALLAKGMLPFIYGKIVVPVTTIVPIGSVFLAFIVGYGLMEFVGVFMRPIMKPVWKTPGRSAIDAVASFVGSYSIALLITNRVYKEGKYTDKEAAIIATGFSTVSATFMIIVAKTLGFMEYWNFYFWTTVIVTFIVTAITARIYPLSKKADSYYEDRKGDIETDVKGNKFKKALNEAVNVCSSAPSLLQNVKINILDGIKLAIGLAPSLMAIGSLGLIIAKYTPVFDIIGYIFVPFTWLIQLPEPVLAAKALATSIAEMFLPAPLVASASAGTRLVVAVACVSEILFFSASIPCMMSTEIPLKMKDYLIIWVERVILSILLTAPFIYIFTYLIAK is encoded by the coding sequence ATGAGTGACAAAAAAATGAACGAGAGCGGCACAGCTGCTCTTGGAGGAAAGGCGGATCCGAAGACTATAATTCGGTTTGTGGTTTATAGTTTAATCGGTATTTTTATGTTTTTTATTCCGATTGCAATCGGAGGAAAAAAGACGATTCCCTTGGATCACATTGTGGGATTGATTCAAAAGATTCCCTATTATGCAAAATACTGGGGGCTCTTGCTTTGCTGTGTGGGCGTAGTTTTTCCTTTTGTAACAGGTTCGTGGAAAAAGACCAAGGTAAAAATGGTATTTTCCCTTATAAACATTCTTGCAATTCCCTTTGCAATTATGACTGTATTCAATATAGGCCCCGAAGCTCTCTTAGCCAAAGGAATGCTTCCATTTATCTACGGTAAAATAGTTGTTCCGGTTACAACTATTGTTCCTATAGGCTCGGTCTTTTTGGCCTTTATCGTAGGCTACGGCCTCATGGAATTTGTAGGTGTTTTTATGCGCCCCATAATGAAGCCGGTTTGGAAAACTCCGGGACGAAGTGCAATAGACGCAGTAGCCTCCTTTGTAGGAAGTTATTCGATAGCCCTCCTTATCACAAACCGAGTTTACAAAGAAGGAAAATACACAGACAAGGAAGCAGCAATAATTGCAACAGGATTTTCTACCGTTTCAGCAACATTTATGATAATAGTCGCAAAGACCCTCGGCTTTATGGAATATTGGAACTTCTATTTTTGGACAACGGTTATAGTTACCTTTATAGTAACGGCAATTACGGCAAGAATATATCCTCTATCCAAAAAAGCCGATTCCTATTATGAAGACAGAAAAGGCGACATTGAAACCGATGTAAAGGGAAATAAATTTAAAAAAGCCTTAAATGAGGCCGTTAATGTTTGCAGCTCAGCCCCTTCACTTCTTCAAAATGTAAAAATAAATATTCTTGACGGTATAAAACTTGCAATAGGCCTTGCCCCCTCCCTTATGGCAATCGGAAGTTTAGGTCTGATTATTGCAAAGTATACACCCGTTTTTGACATAATCGGATATATCTTTGTGCCCTTCACATGGCTGATCCAACTGCCTGAACCTGTTCTTGCAGCAAAGGCTCTTGCAACCAGCATTGCAGAAATGTTCTTGCCGGCTCCATTAGTTGCAAGTGCATCGGCAGGTACAAGACTCGTAGTAGCCGTCGCCTGTGTTTCGGAAATCTTATTTTTCTCGGCATCAATCCCCTGTATGATGAGTACCGAAATCCCGCTAAAGATGAAAGATTATCTTATAATATGGGTTGAAAGGGTAATCCTTTCGATTCTGCTGACAGCACCCTTTATATACATATTTACATATTTAATAGCAAAATAA